Part of the Streptomyces sp. NBC_01460 genome, GGCCTTCTTGATGGCGGTGTGACCCTCTTCGAGGATCTGCTGCACGCCCTTGGCCTCGGCTGCGGCATCCGAGACCTCCTTGGCCGTCTTGCTGACGAATGCCTTGGTGACCCCGGCGTTGAGGCCCTCCCACTCCGCCTTGTCCGCCTTGCCCTTCATCCCGTCGGTGGCCTCGGTGGCGAGCTTCTGCAGGTCGCTCGCCATCTTCGACCAGTCGTCGGCCGCGGCTTTCAGCTTGCCCACGGGGGCGTCGACTATGTCCTCGTACTTCAGCATGCGCGTAGTCCCCCGACCGCTAGTTCATGTATTCCGTGAGCTTGGAGATCGGCGCCAGATCTCCCACAACCTTCACATCGTCCTTCGCGTGCTGGGCCTTGGTGTAGTCGAGGTGATTCGATATGTGTGCAAGGGAATCCAGCAGGGTCTTCAGGTGCGTGTTCCAGCGGTCATGCACCTTGAGCACTGCCGAACCACTCGCGAAATTGCCGTTGGTGAGCGCGATCGCCGCGTCGAAGGTGGCAGGCCGGGCGTGATCGCCCTCCCGCGACACCTTCACCCGCAGGTCATAGGCGTCATTTCCGATAGCGCCGAGGTCGTCCCGATTGACCACCAGATCGCCGCTACCGCCGCCATTACCGCCCTCGGCCGGAACGTGGTTGATCTGCATGGCGGTCCGCTGGGCCGCCGACGCACGCAGTTCCGCCCATTCTTCCTCGAACGACACGAATTTCCCCTCGTCCCACGTATTGCAGACCGCTTTGTCCGAGACATGCGGCCACCGACCTCATCACCGTATCGGTTCCCGCCGCACGACAGCCTTTCGACCGACAGCCGTTCGATCGCGGGTGGAGAACGACAGGCGTCGGGTCAGGACTTGGGCGTCGCCACCGCCGCCTGCGGGCGGATCGGGAGGCGGTTGACCGGGCGGCCCGTCGCGGCGCGGACGGCCGAGGCCACCGCGGCGGGGGATGTGACCACCGGCACCGCCGAGGCGGGCTTGGCGCCGAAGGGGGCGACCACGTCGCGTTCCTCGATCAGCTTCACGATGCGGATGTCCGGCGCGTCCAGCGACGTCGGCAGCGCGTACCCGGTGAGGTCCGGGTGGCGGATCAGACCCCGGGCGGTGCGCAGGTTCTCCGTGAGGGCCGCGCCGATGCCCTGGGTGACGCCCGCCTCGATACGGGTCGCCAGCTGGGACGGGTTGAGGATCCGGCCGACGTCCTGGGCGACGGCCATCTCGACCACCCGGATCGAGCCGAGCTCGATGTCGACGTCGACCACGGCGCGGACGGCGCAGAAGGCCAGGCCCACGAACGCGTCGCCCTGCCCGGAGTCGTCCAGGGGTTCCGTGGGGTGCGGGCGGCACTGGGCGGTGGCCCAGAGCTCCTTGCCGTCCATCGCCTCCATGACCGTCGTGGACAACACACCGTCGTACGAGGTGATCTTGCCGTCGGCGATCTGGAGGAGCTCCGTGGACATGCCGAACTTGTGGGCCAGCGGCTGGAGGAGCTGGGTGCGGACCATCTTGGCGGCGCGTTCGATCGCACCGCCCGAGACCCAGGTGTGCCGGCCGTGCGTCGCCGGGCCCGCGGGGGGCTGGTCGGTGTCCACCGCCGCCACGTGGACCTCTTCGACGCCCAGGGTCTCCTGGACGATCTGGCGGGCGAGCGTGGTGAAGCCCTGTCCGGTCTCGACGGCCGCGCAGATGACGGTGGCCACGCCGTCGTGGACCCGGACCGTGGCCGTGGAGACCTCGTCGGCGCCCTCGGCGCCGAGCATGTGGACCATGCCGAGGGCGTAGCCGACGCCCCTGCGCACGGCGCCGGGCTCGCCGGCCCCCTCCGGGCCGCCGGGGAGCAGCCAGTCGTCCTCGGGCGCGTCCTTGGGGAGCGCGGGCAGCGGGAAGTCCCGCAGCTCGCCGAGGAGTTCGGCGACGGGTGCGGGGCAGGTCACGGTCTGGCTGGTGGGCAGGATGTCACCCGTGGACAGGGCGTTGCGCAGCCGGAGTTCGACCGGGTCGACGCCCAGCTTCGCCGCCAGCTTGTCCATCTGGCCCTCGTACGCGGCGCACACCTGCATCGCGCCCTCACCGCGCACATGGCCGGAGGGCGGGTTGTTCGTACGGACCGCCCAGCCCTCGATGAAGGCGTGCGGGACGACGTACGGGCCACAGGCGAAGGCCACGGCGGCGGCCAGGGACTCGGACGAGGAGTCGGCGTACGCGCCCGCGTCGAGCAGGATCTGGGCCTCGACCTTGACCAGCCTGCCCTCGGCGTCCGCGTGGTGGCGGTAGCGCAGCAGGGTGGGGTGGCGGTGGGCGTGCCCGAGGAACGACTCCTCGCGGGTGGCGGCCAGCTTGACCGGGCAGCCGGTGCGCAGGGCGAGCAGGCCGAGCGGGATCTGGAAGCCGGGGTCCTCGCGGTCGCCGGTCGCTCCGGGGACACCGGTCACGACGACCTTGACGTGCTCGGGGTCCAGGCCGAAGCAGGCGGCGGCCAGATCGCGGTCGGTGTGCGGGTCGGTGGACGCCGTGTAGAGCTCGACGCCCCCGTCGGGACGGGGCACGGCGAGGCCTGCCTCCGCGCCGATCGGGGCGGGGTCCTGACGGCCGATGCGGTAGAGGCCCTCGACGATGACCTCGCCCACGGTGTCCGGGTCGCCGTAGCGCAGCGGGATGTGGCGGATGAGGTTGCCGTCGGGGTGGAGGGGCTCGGCGGCGAAGGCCTTCTCGGGGTCGGTGACCGGTTCGAGGACCTCGTACTCGACGGCGATCGCCGCGGCGGCCAGCCGGGCGGTGTCGGGGTGGTCGGCGGCGACGGCGGCGATGGCCTCGCCGTGGTGGCGCACGAGGTCGGAGGCGAACACGGGACGGTCGACGATCCGGCGGCCGTACGACCCGTCCCCCGGGATGTCCTCGTGCGTGACGACCGCGCGCACACCGGGCATGGCGGCGGCGGCCGTCGTGTCGATCGACAGGATGCGCGCGTGCGGGTGCGGCGAGCGCAGCAACGCGGCCCACAGCAGCCCCTCGGCCCAGAGGTCGGCCGCGTACGGGAAGGTGCCCTCGGTCTTGGCGCGGGCGTCGGCGGGCGGCAGCGAGGTGCCGAGTCCGAGCGCGGGCGGCTCCTGGTCCGGGGCGGGGCCCTCGGGTGGCGGGGCCGTGTGCGTGGTGCTGGTCGCGGTGGCTGCGTCGCTGGTCACGCCGCCTCCTTGTCGTTCGCTCCGCCGCGGCGGCTGGTGGTGGGGGTGACCGGTGGTGCGGGGGACGGCGCGGTGTTCACCGGACGTCTCCCTCGTGTGCCTGGACGCCGCCCGCGCCGGGGGCGGCCTGGTGCGGGATGCGCGGTTCGGTGTCGTCCGGGGCGGCGGCCGCGGCCTCGGCGGTGGCCTCCCGGCCGGCGACGACGTCGCGTACGGCGTCGAGCACACCCCGGTAGCCGGAGCACCGGCAGAGGTTGCCGCACAGGGCCTGCCGGGTCTCCAGCTCGCTGGGGGCGTGGTTGCCCTCCAGGAGGTCGTGCACGGTCATGGCCATCCCGGGGATGCAGAAACCGCACTGGACGGCCCCGCACTCGGCCAGGGCCCGCTGCACGTCGGAGGGTTCGCCGTCGACCGCGAGACCCTCGACGGTGCGGACCTCGCTGCCCGCCGTCGTGGCCGCGGGGACCAGGCAGGAGGCCACGAGGCGTCCGTCGACCTGGACGTTGCAGGCACCGCACTCGCCCTGGGAGCAGCCGTCCTTGGCGCCGGCGAGGCCGAGGCGCTCCCGGAGCACGTACAGGAGTGACTCGCCGATCCACGCGTCGCTCACCGGGCGGTCCACGCCGTTCACATGGAGGAGGTAGGACGCGGAGGGGTGTTCGCTGGGACCGACCGGGGCGGCCGGCTCCTCCGGGAGGGCGGGGGCGTGCCCGGCGTCGGCCGCGGGCGCGCCCTCGTCGGCTCCGGGAAGCTCGGCCTCGGGTGCGGGTGCCTCGGGTGCGAGGGCCTCGGGTGCGGATGCCTCCGGTGCGGGTGCC contains:
- a CDS encoding xanthine dehydrogenase family protein molybdopterin-binding subunit; the encoded protein is MTSDAATATSTTHTAPPPEGPAPDQEPPALGLGTSLPPADARAKTEGTFPYAADLWAEGLLWAALLRSPHPHARILSIDTTAAAAMPGVRAVVTHEDIPGDGSYGRRIVDRPVFASDLVRHHGEAIAAVAADHPDTARLAAAAIAVEYEVLEPVTDPEKAFAAEPLHPDGNLIRHIPLRYGDPDTVGEVIVEGLYRIGRQDPAPIGAEAGLAVPRPDGGVELYTASTDPHTDRDLAAACFGLDPEHVKVVVTGVPGATGDREDPGFQIPLGLLALRTGCPVKLAATREESFLGHAHRHPTLLRYRHHADAEGRLVKVEAQILLDAGAYADSSSESLAAAVAFACGPYVVPHAFIEGWAVRTNNPPSGHVRGEGAMQVCAAYEGQMDKLAAKLGVDPVELRLRNALSTGDILPTSQTVTCPAPVAELLGELRDFPLPALPKDAPEDDWLLPGGPEGAGEPGAVRRGVGYALGMVHMLGAEGADEVSTATVRVHDGVATVICAAVETGQGFTTLARQIVQETLGVEEVHVAAVDTDQPPAGPATHGRHTWVSGGAIERAAKMVRTQLLQPLAHKFGMSTELLQIADGKITSYDGVLSTTVMEAMDGKELWATAQCRPHPTEPLDDSGQGDAFVGLAFCAVRAVVDVDIELGSIRVVEMAVAQDVGRILNPSQLATRIEAGVTQGIGAALTENLRTARGLIRHPDLTGYALPTSLDAPDIRIVKLIEERDVVAPFGAKPASAVPVVTSPAAVASAVRAATGRPVNRLPIRPQAAVATPKS